The region atttcgataaatattgaaaaaaaaagagcttttaattgtattttgcccaaaaaataaatgcaataatGTTACTGTTAGTAGATGCCACGGAAAGTAGATGGGAACGTGTTGCAAAATTGTTCACCAACTCGTCCTCCTTTAAGTACTCATCTCACCTTCAAATTGTCCTTTTAACTTCTATATAAGGAAGCTGATTACAACAAGAAACCaaataaagaagaaataaaaaggcCAAAGAAACTACTTTGTGCAAAAGCTACAACAACAACCAAAATGGATCACGAAAAGCCAGCAGCTTGTGTTCTTGATGCATCTACCTATGTGGGGTTTTGGATTCTCAAAGGACTGTTGAATAGAGGTTACACAGTTCATGCAGCTATTCAGATAAAGGGTAACTGCTAACCCCccccctttttcttcttcttctttgtctGTTATTGGTGATTTCTTTCTTTGagtttgtttctttttgttttgaaaCTTGTTTTCTGATGTTAAGGATCAGAGACAGATATAGTGAAGAAAATTAAGGAAATGGAAAGAGTGGAGGAGAGATTATCAGTTTTTAGTGTGGATACTCTGGATTACCATAGCATTCTTGTTGCTTTGAAGGGTTGCTCTGCTCTGTTCTGTTGTTTAGACTGTCCAGATGGTTATGATGTAAGTCAAGACCAAATTCCCTTATTTTTGTTACCCTGGCTGGAATTTATTAACGTGGTTCATATGGGGGGCAGGATCTAATTGTGGATTTGGAAGTGAGGGGAGCAATCAATGTAGTTGAGGCCTGCGCACAAACAGATAGCATGCAGAAAATTGTATTCACTTCTTCCTTAACTGCAGCTATTTGGAGAGAAAACATTTGTTCACAGACAGATGTAGATGAGAGGTGTTGGAGTGATCAAGATTTCTGCCGCAAAATGAAGGTTAGCAAAATGAAACCCTTGAAATTTGAACCCATATTTTTCCCAGCTCCTATCGAGTAGCCAAATAATTGCATACATCTTACATAATTATTATGTATCTACTGTGATGTGCAGTTGTGGTATGCCCTTGCTAAAACACTCT is a window of Gossypium hirsutum isolate 1008001.06 chromosome D08, Gossypium_hirsutum_v2.1, whole genome shotgun sequence DNA encoding:
- the LOC121220076 gene encoding cinnamoyl-CoA reductase-like SNL6, producing the protein MDHEKPAACVLDASTYVGFWILKGLLNRGYTVHAAIQIKGSETDIVKKIKEMERVEERLSVFSVDTLDYHSILVALKGCSALFCCLDCPDGYDDLIVDLEVRGAINVVEACAQTDSMQKIVFTSSLTAAIWRENICSQTDVDERCWSDQDFCRKMKLWYALAKTLSEQAAWALAMDRMLNMVSVNAGLVVGPAVAQQNPCSTMSYLKGAAEMFENGVLAVVDVKFLADVHIRAFEDSSTIGRYFCFNQIVHTEEEAVKLVETLSPLLSSQPKYECQGSEAYAERLRTKKLNKLVEGTA